The genomic DNA atacaacgtccgcagagcggtgaaagaggcagcaggaagcagcagagggactaccatccacttgtcatcagtggtgctgaggtggaaagagtggacactttcaaatacctgggagtgaccatctcacaggacctgtcctggactcatcacataaacatcactgtgaagaaggccagacagcgtctctacctcctcaggcggctgagagacttcaagctccccctcaaggtgctcaggaacttttacacctgcaccatcgagagcatcatgcgtgggagcatcaccacctggatgggaaactgcaccaagcaggacttcatggccctaaaaagggtggttcgttcagctgaacggaccatcagaaccaccctccccaacctgcaggacatttacaccaagcagtgcaggctgagggccatgaagatcctaaaacagcccagccaccccggacactctctcttctccctgctcccatcaggccggcgttaccgctgcctgagggctaagactgaaaggttgaagaagagtttttacccacaagccatccgtctgctcaactctgagccctaactggaccattattgcacaatgtaaatattataatttataaaagtgtgtatagtgtatagtatatagagtatagtgtatagtgtgaattactttttttatttttattcttattatttatatgtgtgtgtatatatggttgcaggtacaaaatacatttcactgtgcattgtactgtgtataactgtgcatgtgacaaataaaacactatctgatctgatctgaaacacacatttttacattcagtgtcactttgaccttcttcatgatgacatcatcagcatGTTTTTATTATCAAAGTGATCCAAAGTTCACACTCAGctgattaaaaaacagaaaaatactcaaagatTTACTTTAACATCCAGTGATGTGTCTTCAGATTAAATCACAAGAGGATCAGCAGGTAACATTTGAATCACTgtaccaacccccccccccccccccccccccccccctaaatcACAAGAGGATCAGCAGGTAACATTTGAATCACtgtaccacccccccccccccccccccccccccacacacacacacacacacacacacacagtctgattAAACCAGTTTAACCAGCCCTGTTGGTtaaactgctgcttctgctgagcccctcccacctgTCCTGCTTCAGGTGGAGTCCCGCCTCCTTCCAGAAATCAGCTCAGTTGtgcgatagatagatagatagatagatagatagatagatagatagatagatagatagatagatatatagacagatagatagatagatagatagatagatagatagatagatagatagatagatagatagatagacagatagatagacagatagatagatagatagatagatagatagatagatagatagatagatagatagacagatagatagacagatagatagatagatagatactttattgatccaaCAAGGGGAATTATTGATTATTGTGTCAGTGTTTGGTGTCcaggtgtggagtggagcttcttcttcttctgctctatttgcagaaactgtaagtttgctttgtttcctttaacagtttgtcttcaggaactttactgtttgtttctgctctgtgaggTTTGGATGTTCAGCTCTGATTTCAGGACAAACTTTGGATCATTCTTTGAAACAAATCACATGATCAGGCTGTGGACTAAAACCAGAGTCCATAAATCAGAGCAGCTCAGAGTTAGTTGATGGTCAGCAGCTGAGCTCAGGTGTTGTTACTGTGGACTGATTGACAGCTGGGAGGGAATTCAGAAAAATGTGTAAGAATTGTGAACTTTGTGACACGTTGTTGCTCTTTGTCAGGATCTCAGGTCATAAGGTTTTCAGAAAGCACCTCGTACACACTGAGGTATGAAAAAAATCCAGTATGGCAGCATCAGAAACCTGTTCACCAACGTTCATAAAATGCTCAGTAAATGTTCTCACTGCAGTTTTTagtctttgttttgtgtgtttaggACTTTTAGCTCTACAACTACAGCAGACACTTTCTCTGATCTGCTCTCAGATGGAGCGGCTGTGAGGACACTGACTGTCCAACACTTTAACCTGTAACACCTGCATCTGATTTCATTCTGACCAGATTTGAACAAAAATCCTGTTTCATGTTCGAGTGTTTGATCCTGATTGTTTGGCTCTCAAAGGTCGAGAAAAACAGGTTTTTATTGTCAGAGGTTACTTTATGAACGGGACCGTGTTTCAAATTTAATTATGAattcatgacaaaaacacaaaagattaaaaagaatcaaacagttgtgctcaaaagtttacaaacagcagaattgattgatttttgtccatttttcagAGAATATTAATGATCAAACTTTTCTTTGGTTCATAGTTGGTGGTTTGGTGAAGCCGTTGTGTTTGACCTTTTTAGATCATGAGCACCATTATTTAATGTGGTTGTAGCTGAGATATAGATCCAACATGGAGGCCTCTGATTGAAAACACTGTGACAAACTGCTGGCTCGCctccaacaggaagtgatgctgaCTCTTGATGAGCGGACAGAGGAGTCGTGTTACTCAGAGACTGGATCAGAGCCACCAAAAGGGTTCATATCAAACTCTGATCTGTCTGTTAATCACTGACAATATTTAAAGATGATTACAGCTCCAAACCATTTGGATTTCTTCAGCTCTCTGcgtttctctctgactcctccatCCTTCTGAGCCTCAAACTGTcactcatttcctcattcagttGATATCAGAGCGCATTAATCTGCACACGTCAGTCTGTCATTACTGTAAAGAGACGTTATTCCTCAAATAAAGTCAGAATGAGATCAGAGAATCTGAGATTTGACTTTTTGATTCTGGATTCTCTTTggtttttattctgtttcaaGTTTTGATTCTTTGATTTGATTCTTGAGTTTCATCAAATCAATGAAgatctttgtgtttcaggtcaaACTGGATTTAActacaactgtgtgtgtgtgtgtgtgtgtgtgtgtgtgtgtgtgtgtgtgtgtgtgtgtgtgtgtgtgtgtgtgtgtgtgtgtgtgtgtgtgtgtgtgtgtgtgtgtgcgtgcatgtgtgttgcCTGGCTGCTCAAAATGATGTGTGAAAACAAACTTGTAACTCTGTCTCAGCTCTGTGAGCAGACGTCTGTAGATGATGATCAGTGTTTGAATGAAGTCAATGAAACACACAGGAGTGTGTGTCAACAAATCAGTGTGTGCAGTTCTCTGAATCATTAATGTGAAGCTCTGAACTCTGTTGATCCTCTTTGAATCCTGGATCCGCTGAAATATTAGAAATTGTTGTTCAGATGTTTTGAACTGCTGAACATTGATGGACTGAAGCTCCTACTCAAagtgaatcagtgtgtgtgctgggctgatgtgtgtttcctctgcaggtgaaggtagaaagtgtgtgtgagctgatgtgaattcatcagcatggatcagtgtgaggacagagaggagggagtccctccctctaaaaccactctgtgtggggaacatgagagccagaccaaagctcagaggtgagatgaccatctctaactgtccatgactcttctccatgtcacagctcagcactcacatcactgctgcatcattattcacaggaaccaacctggacctgaacctggacctgaacctgaacccagctgtgtgtccttaaagagcgaCGAGTCAAAGGAGATTTTTGCTGACTTTAAATCaggtgttcctcctcctgcagagaggtaatgtgtgtctaaatgttgttcctgactcagtgtttctgaataaattctccatcatgtttaatgtcagctcagctctttttcacacacatttctgtgttcatatgtgaagcggtgtgtgttggagtttgttgcacaaacacagcagtcagagtgtaaagaatggatgttgtaggaggtgtttgtgtagtgaagaggctgagtgtctgtaggactgcagctgctccagcagggggctcctttgagctgtgcttcaaacacaggagacaccTTTGTGAGTCTGTATTTGATGTCCTGCTGACACGTTTGTCTTCATGAAGGTTTATGGATCATTGTTCTATCCTCACATGTCTGAGGGGCTGTAATGGTTCATACGTTGCTTCCATGTGAGCATGAAGGtttcaaacagtaaaaacagtggagTGATTTTCAAATCAGTAACTGTCAGGCAGTCAGTGTAGGGACTTCAAATAGGTGGAaccatttctctccttctggtCCTCGTAAGCATTCTGGATGCAGTTCTGAATCAGTTCTAGTTTCTATTTCTAACATTTGTAGGTAGAACAGAGAGCAGAATACTGCAGTCAGGCCTTCTAAATGTAGAAGCATGTATTAGTTCCTCTAATACGCAGAGATAGAAAAGATCACACTGATTATCTTTCAGCTAATAAACAGATTGATGGAAGGAAATGCTGAGTCTCctaaagacatttccaaagAGTAGCAGGCATTTGTTGAAAGGAAGCAGAGCTCGAACTGATCAGTGCTACTTCCAAAGCAAATCATTTCACACAGTGCATTCGATCTATAGTGTTTTAGTGACTCAGAGGAAGTTGTTGAGAACTGGGAGCtcagcagtgaaagcacagagagagagactgtcttACTCCAGGGCGCTTCAGCTGAAAGGAAATCTTTGTGAAGGAGTTGGTGAGAGCTGTTAGGACTAAaccacagtgagctgaaagctgtgaacagctgcagactgagctgtagattctcagtgggatcactgagggctagtaaagctttgctgctacagggagtcatctgcttcactcttcatccaaacatcacttcatggactttgagcttgtgttggtccctgtgtggatgagagctaattcttcatgattccttcacagagtggatcaggagagctcagaggttcccagtggtcagtctgcccagcagcatcaaacacagctggactccatatttatggtttgtacatgtacaacaactactgttacatctgttctttcagtcatctccatgctgcacttTGTACACCAGTGGATTGCACTGCTCAACATTGTTACCAAAGATGTCTgcttcacagagaaaatgtgctttttcttatGGATTTTGATCTCTGTCTATAGATGCTCCACAACCATTTTTATTGAACCATGTAGAGCAGCaacagaggaaatgcagaggaagTGATCAGAACATTTTGTGTGGATGTCATTATCTTGTTATTACTGAGCAAGTATCTCTATGCTGTCAGCAAAGCTGCAATAAGTGAACTGTGATATAGTGAGGGACGACTGTAGTAGGAAAATCAAATACAAGGTCAGattagaggtcaaaggtcaaatagaGATAATATAAGATTTGAAAGTTTTAGTGGTTTCTGGTTTCAATGAAGAAGTTTTggttttgtcatggtcctgggccagtggcccagtgttttttgttcttttgtttttggtccgCAGTTTATTTCTAGTTCTTTATGTTTCCCGGTGTCAAGTCTGCAGCTGTGTCCCAaatcaggggccgcatccttcgaaggacccgtccTCTGTAGACCCAGTCCTTCGCGGCCcatgaagaccgcaaaggctggaagtgagcggctgtgaaattggacggtctagccttcatatcagctgccctcacctcagcatagctcatgtcgcctagcaaccgtgacagtgcgaagcgcagctgtggaaaagcagctggttaaacggagaacgaacttttgctcctttttgtggtttaattttaaccggttaaaacaagcatagcacatttcaacattaaggaatacagctgagcaaatgattaatatccaactatattaagtgagacattaatgttgaataaaactatccagttatgatgcttaactttaatttcaggcaaaccgatttgctgaggaacaaatgaaacactgaaacaaaccaaacatcagctgttagagatcatctgagtgagttataATTGtatttaacttccactcagtggcgaaagccagcgggggtttgaaaaggatgtgccggcAGTCAGGCATTCTGGTCAGCTGGCAGCTAGCGAGgtgagctgctggtagagcagcagcaacagacaGCTCCAAAAACATCGcagcactttttgcaattaagcgatatcttgataaaacgagctgatatttgaggtttaaacatcttaaaagtttattttgtttcacagaaacagtcatatttcaaactttttggccgcTATCCTCCGCCATTGTTGTACTTGAGTTTTGAtgcgcaatgaatcatgggatatggtaggccacgaAGGATACACCGGACCTATCCTTCAAATTCGAGAAAAGAAGGACGCATTCGtcgaccgcatttggaggagccttcgaatttggacagccttcgtcGCCTCGCTGTGACGTAATCGGCCTACAAATGCGGCCTTCGAAGGatgtggcccctgaatttggacacagcctGCATCTTTGTTTCCCgcttctgtctttctgttttactttgatagttgtctggtccctgtctgttgtgttcagttttgcttcccttggttTTGTCATTATGATTAGTATTTCCTGTGCTCCCAGCTGTCCCCACTCCCCTCGTTATCCTCTCATGTATTTAGTTCCAGTGTTTTCTCAGtctgttgtcgcgtcgtcgtcATTTGCTCCCCTGCTATGTCCCTTCTGTGTTTTGCCTTAGTTCTCGGAATTCAAGTCTAGTTatccttctgtttttctgcatttgtttctGGTTCAGTCCAGCCCTTGTGTTCTGTCCTGCACACGCCAAATAAAGGCTGAATTTATATCTTACCTCCGTCTTTCGTATTCTGCGTTGGGGtccacttcctgcctgccacacagctgtacATGACAGAACGATGCATCCACAATGGACCGCGGCTCTCGTCTGGCTCGGGGAGGACCTACTTTTTTGAATGGTCCCCAGCAACGCCGCTCACCTCCCCTGCCTAAACCGCAGGTTTGTCGAGtaggcggactgtttttggcacCGGCCActccctcacctgcctctccgttcgctcgcccctcttccctctcgCAGTCAGAGCAGCaatggaggaagaggaatttCCGGCAGCAGCGGGGGGAGTTTTTTCCGGCGCCGTGCCGTATAATGCTGCAGATTTCCCCACCATCTGCACAGCTGTTTCTTCAGCCCGCTTCAGTGGGGAGGGAGCGTGGCTCTCGGCACCGGAAATGGCACTCTCAGGCCACCAAACCTGTGAGTTACCCTGTTTTGGTCCCTAAAGGAACTTTTCAATTAGCAAGGCTCATCTGGATACCCTGGAAAGTATCTCCTACTCTCAAGCTATggactctgctgctctctccctctcagaggagagcaggaagattCTTATCTGGAGAGTGGACAGGTTGTGTTTGGACCTATTATCAAACCCGTGTGAGGGggaacaggaagccatcaccaccaggcttcaagGACCGATTACTGGTTTCCCTTGGCTGATGGACTCCTTGCATGGGTTAGTTAAATACTTTCTGATTACCACCTTCATTCGTCCACACCTGCTGCAGCAGTTTCTCAGCAGCTTCAGTCTCCGTCACCTGCAGCAGAGCCTCTGTCCCAGTTTCAGTCAGCACCCCTAGTGTCAGCCTCAGCAGCTTCCATGTCTCAGCCAGCGCCCCGagtttctcagtcagagcccttgtcaccatcatcctcaccatcactACCCCACTCACCCAAGAAATCCCCAAAGCAGTCTCAGCTGTCCAGAGAGACAGCTGTGTGCCCTGTACTGCAGCCCCAGCTTGCGTATCCAGGGCCTTGCCCTGAAGTTCCCACTCAGACCGAGCCACCAGGGGTTCCCACTCAGTCTGAGCCGTTAAGGAGTCCCCGCACACTCCGAGCCGTTAACCCTTTGATACCAAATGTGTCCACTGTGACAtgacatacttcaaaagtgccgctgtTCGCGGACTTCCGGCGACAAATACCGTattacccctatatggctgtgatgtgcaatttctgggctttcaggaaccgtttgcatttttccgataggacaaacggttgcggagttacggtaatacgccagctgatcaacgttcctttgatcagccgactccgaGCTGATAGGccacgtctcaatcagctgttcgccgctattgagggcaagtaaCGGGCGCTTCAGCAGTGATCGCCCGGCGTTAAAGGGTTAAGGAGTCCCCGCACACTCCAAGCCATCAGGGGGTCCTGCTCAGCCCAAGTCTTCCGAGTCTTCCGCTCAGCCCGAGTCCTCAACCATCCAGGGCTAAGGAGAGTCCAGGCCAGCTAAGGCTCTGGAGAGCCACAGCCACATGCCACACAGCTGCCCGCCCAAGGTCCTCCATTTCCGCCGCATGCCACGCGTCCGCCAGCATGAGGTCCTCTGTTGCCTAGGCCGCATGCCACGTGGCTGCCCACACAAGGTCCTGCGTCACTGCTGCCACTGAGagtgcggtcggcctccagccTTGCCTCATCACCATCGCCGCTTTGAGCGCGGTCCGCCTCCAGCCTCACCTCGTCGCTGCCGCCGCTGGGATCGCAGTCGACCTCCTGATGATCCTTGTGTTCGCCGGCCTGTCAGTTTTGCCCCGTGGTCTGGGCGGCCCCCTGAACGATTTTGAACTGTTTTTCTggccttgtgctgttttttgtttgtgccctttgtttttgttttcagttctttGGCCCTCCGTCTTTCGTATTCTGCATTGGTGTCCACTtccttcctgccacacagccatgCATGACAGGTTTTAAAACAGACCTTGAAGCATATCACTAGAACCAACCAACAACTAAGCcttatttttaatctcagtggcctaaaatgagtgaagtgtgactgtatttattttagaaaaatttTTGCTGTAGACCAGCAGATTCTCATTGtgatctgatgtttggctctATGATTCAGTCTGATTGGGTCGTTCATATAatattctgttccagctgctggaggacaacatcatcacttttctGAAGaatgagctgaagaagatccagaaggttctgagtccagattacccacAATGCTTAGAGGGTCATGGGGAGGGTGACACGGCCTTGGAGGGTGAGGATAAAGAGCAGAAGAAAAGCAGAGAGGCTTTTGTGAAGATCACACAGCAgttcctgaggagaatgaagcaggaggagctggctgaccgtctgcagagcagtaagaggatttctctgaagatttaagctgctgcaaaaataaaatatttactaatgTCTCAAGAGATGGACCAACATGTTGGCCTACTTAATGCATAATAATTAAATTTATTAGCttattattgcattttcagAATACATTGCTCCACTCTGTCGACAAgaacttaaatctgctctgaagaagaagttccagtgtgtgtttgaggggatcgctaaagcaggaaacccaacccttctgaatcagatctacacagagctctacatcacagagggagggactgcagaggtcaatgatgaacatgaggtcagacagattgaaacagcatccaggaaaccagaaacaacaatcagacaagaagacatctttcaaggctcacctggaagagatgaaccaatcagaacagtgctgacaaagggagtggctggcattgggaaaactgtcttaacacagaagttcactctggactgggctgaagacaaagccaaccaggacatccagttcatgtttccattcactttcagagagctgaatgtgctgaaagagaaaaagttcagcttggtggaacttgttcatcacttctttactgaaaccaaagaagcaggaatctgcagctttgaagacttccaggttgtgttcatctttgatggtctggatgagtgtcgacttcctctggacttccacaacactgagatcctggctgatgttacagagtccacctcagtggatgtgctgctgacaaacctcatcagggggaacctgcttccctctgctcgcctctggataaccacacgacctgcagcagccaatcagatccctgctcagtgcgttgacatggtgacagaggtcagagggttcactgacccacagaaggaggagtacttcaggaagagattcagagataagaagcaggccagcaggatcatctcccacatcaagacatcacgaagcctccacatcatgtgccacatcccagtcttctgctggatcactgctacagttctggaggatgtgctgaaaaccagaaagagaggagagctgcccaagaccctgactgagatgtacatccacttcctggtggttcaggccaaagtgaagaaggtcaagtatgatggaggagctgagacagatccacactggagtccagagagcaggaagatgattgagtctctgggaaaactggcttttgatcagctgcagaaaggaaacctgatcttctatgaatcagacctgacagagtgtggcatcaatatcagagcagcctcagtgtactcaggagtgttcacacagatctttatagaggagagagggctgtaccaggacaaggtgttctgcttcatccatctgagtgttcaggagtttctggctgctcttcatgtccatctgaccttcatcaactctggagtcaatctgctggaagaacaacaaacaacctcCCAGACAGAGCAACGcctctaccagagtgctgtgaacaaggccttacagagtccaaatggacacctggacttgttcctccgcttcctcctgggtctttcactgcagaccaatcagactctcctacgaggtctgctgacacagacaggaagtagctcacagaccactcaggaaacagtccagtacatcaaggagaagctcagtgagaatctgtctgcagagaaaatcatcaacctgttccactgtctgaatgaactgaatgatggttCTCTAGTgaaggagatccaacagtccctgagatcaggaagtctctccacagataaattgtctcctgctcagtggtcagctctggtcttcatcttactgtcatcagaagaagatctggatgtgtttgacctgaagaaatactctgcttcagaggaggctctgctgaggctgctgccagtgttcAAAGCCTCAAAGAAAGCTCTGTAAGTTATAAAGATTTTTTGTCTTAAATATTCTTTACAGGAAATCGTTATTATTTTCCTGTTATGATCCATACAGTGGTGGGAAAACCTACTGATTTCTTAggttttgtatatttgtcacatttaaatatttacagaccagcaaacaaattttaataatataacCATGTATACTGTTatatacattatttttttaaattattttttttggcctttttacgACTTTATTTGACAGTCAGCAGTCAAGAGAGAGTGAAGGGAGGAGAAAGATGGGGAAGGCACAGGAACCTGAGCCATCTGCTCCGCCATGCAGCATATATGTTCGCCTGCTCATCCACTGTGCCACCCTGGCACCCCACAACATGTAGTTTTTGAAGAtaattgatttaatttattattttttttccttaattaaatcatcatttaataacccgagtaaatacaaaatacagttatTTTCTaatgtaaaaaattttttaatctaaaaaatGTTTGTGCGGCAAAAATGTGACAAACTAGTACAGGGGtaggcaactccaggcctcgagagccggtgtcctgcaggttttagatgttttcctgatccagcacacttgaatcacatatagaagtcattagcaggactctggagaacttgactgcagactgaggaggtaattcagtcatttgattcaggtgtgctggatcagggacacatctaaaacctgcaggacaccggctctcgaggcctggagtttccTACCCCTGAACTATGAAATCACTAaggggacaaatactttttcaaagcACTGTATTAGGGTTTGGGCAATTTGCTTCATATTCCAGTTGCCCCTGTGGCATTGTCGAAGACCAAGAACAGAAGACCCTGCCATTGTggtattgctttaaaaaaaaaaatccaaaataaacaaGCAAGAAAAACACGAGTGAAACACCAACAGGCACATCGTGAGTTTGTTCCTCACTTCTAGCATGAAGAAGCATGTTGACAAACACCTTTTTCTGAGTAGCcccttaatttttcagcatatgTTGGCTGGATATCAGCTGAACAGTGATAACAGTGGaggaaacaagaaaatgagATCAAGGACATAAAGGAACACCTCTGTCAATGCACATTTACATTAAGctatgatttatttaaaaaaaaaaaaaaaaaaagagaaaaatcagttCAAAAGTCAGAAATATCAATGTCATATTTTCTTATATTTGATAATGCTGATGGACCAGtgtcactacacacacactcacacacacaaacacacacacacacacaaagcatgtGTCAGTTGATACTCAGACACGTCTGTGTTCAAAGTGTCGGTTGTTTGTAGAAGACTAAACATGAAACTGTAGCAAAGCAGATTTAATTTACTATGACTCAGAATGAggataatatttatttaatgcatTAATGAAGAAATTAGATTGGTGAGCTATTACTTTGACCATTGCTGATACCTGTGTTCATCAGTACAACCCTGCACTATATGTTATATCTCTTCAGGCTGAGCAGCTGTAAcctgtcagagagaagctgggaagctctgtcctcctctcttcaACTAGAAGACTGTGAGCTGACAGAGCTAGACCTGAGTAACATCAACCTGCAGGACTCAGAATTGAAGCTTCTGCATGCTGGATTGGAGAGTCCCCGCTGTAAACTGGAGACACTCAGGTCAGATCATGTGGTTTGTGATTTGATGTGAGATCTGTTTATCAAATACTtgtaatatttaatttatatcCTGACATGTCCTTACTTGTAAAtctctttcaaagtgtttctttgagTTTCATTGCATCTAAAACCAGATTTTTAGCTCTTTCAACAAGTGGAAAGCTTCCAGTTTTCTTGCAGTTAACAGCTGCTTACAAGCAGTGTAGTCTATATTTGCATGTGCCAATAACTGAGAAAATGGTGGAAATGAACACATAAATGTCACATTTCCACTGCAcgaggcaaggcagaggacctcAATGCAAGATTCTCATGGCTTGAACTAAGTTAacctgaaactttttttttttcaaggttgatttttattttcttaatgcATGATGAGCATCTACATTTTACTACAttg from Archocentrus centrarchus isolate MPI-CPG fArcCen1 chromosome 2, fArcCen1, whole genome shotgun sequence includes the following:
- the LOC115798471 gene encoding LOW QUALITY PROTEIN: protein NLRC3-like (The sequence of the model RefSeq protein was modified relative to this genomic sequence to represent the inferred CDS: substituted 2 bases at 2 genomic stop codons); the protein is MDQCEDREEGVPPSKTTLCGEHESQTKAQRXDDHLXLSMTLLHVTAQHSHHCCIIIHRNQPGPEPGPEPEPSCVSLKSDESKEIFADFKSGVPPPAERFQTDQESSEVPSGQSAQQHQTQLDSIFMLLEDNIITFLKNELKKIQKVLSPDYPQCLEGHGEGDTALEGEDKEQKKSREAFVKITQQFLRRMKQEELADRLQSKYIAPLCRQELKSALKKKFQCVFEGIAKAGNPTLLNQIYTELYITEGGTAEVNDEHEVRQIETASRKPETTIRQEDIFQGSPGRDEPIRTVLTKGVAGIGKTVLTQKFTLDWAEDKANQDIQFMFPFTFRELNVLKEKKFSLVELVHHFFTETKEAGICSFEDFQVVFIFDGLDECRLPLDFHNTEILADVTESTSVDVLLTNLIRGNLLPSARLWITTRPAAANQIPAQCVDMVTEVRGFTDPQKEEYFRKRFRDKKQASRIISHIKTSRSLHIMCHIPVFCWITATVLEDVLKTRKRGELPKTLTEMYIHFLVVQAKVKKVKYDGGAETDPHWSPESRKMIESLGKLAFDQLQKGNLIFYESDLTECGINIRAASVYSGVFTQIFIEERGLYQDKVFCFIHLSVQEFLAALHVHLTFINSGVNLLEEQQTTSQTEQRLYQSAVNKALQSPNGHLDLFLRFLLGLSLQTNQTLLRGLLTQTGSSSQTTQETVQYIKEKLSENLSAEKIINLFHCLNELNDGSLVKEIQQSLRSGSLSTDKLSPAQWSALVFILLSSEEDLDVFDLKKYSASEEALLRLLPVFKASKKALLSSCNLSERSWEALSSSLQLEDCELTELDLSNINLQDSELKLLHAGLESPRCKLETLRLSLCDLSERSCETLSSVLSSQSSSLRELDLNNNDLKDSGVKALSSGLENPHCKLETLRLSGCLITEEGCKSLVSALSSNPSHLRELDLSYNHPGEAGVKLLEQLRLETLRVEPAGVRWLIPGLRKYSCQLTINTNTVNRKLQLTDNNRKVTFVIVDQSYPDHPDRFDVCPQLLCRDDLTGRCYWEVKWRGKVEISVSYRTISRKGNRNHCEFGMNNQSWSLNCSDDGAVGVYYSVWHKKRRTSISTPSSSSVSDRVAVYVDCPAGTLSFYRVSSDTLIHLHTFNTTFTEPLYPGFGFWFGVCDSSVSLC